The region TTATGTCAGACACGGAGAAGTATGTATGATATGCAAATGTAAATGAGAAAGGCTTTCCATCAGTGTTGGTGTTTCTAATTCGAGAAGTGAGAAACAAATCTCCTTTGGGTCCAAGAGCAACTCTTAACCGGAATTCGAATCTGTAAGTCATAATTTGTCCAAAACATGAGCAGAATCAGAATTGGCGAcatgaagaaaaggaaggaaacatGATCTCTGGATGGTAGATCACGGACCTGTGAGGCCAAATCTTGAGATCTTCTTCAGAAGGCTTCAGAATGAGGTCTGCATAAGTTTTAATACCAGTGTTTACTGGGAGTGGTGGAGGATTATCATCAACGAGCCATAGCCGGTTCCTTGCAAATCCATGTTTTTCAAGATTTCCATGTGTTCCAAACTGCATTAATATAGTTCATTTGGATGACCAGAGAAGGCTTACATTACAAGGAATTTATGGAAGTAAATATAGATGAAGCTGCCATACCTGGGGAAAGCAAATTGGTATGCCACCACGAATTGCTCCCGGGGACTTGAAAATTGCCTGAAAAGGATTGTATTTTGAAACCACAATTCAGAGATGCTATAATTACTGCAGTAACACGTAACAAATCAAATAATTAAGTAATATATGCCAGTATTACAGTGTGAAACTTCGTAATTAATGGGGCTAAACTTCCAATGGTGCAAAATAAATATAACACCTAACATGGCCAAAATTGCCAATACAGGCGAAGATGAGGCAGTTGTTTGTGGTTATGCTCAAAAGGACACTTGATCAGAATGTGATAGGCTTGTGGTCAAATGGGGACAAACAACAAAATTAATTAGTGGGACAAGGATGACAGGATGTGTCAATGCATCCTATAGAAGTTTATCGATACAACAAAATAATGACTTAGCCAATGAAGTCATCCATGACCTCATGAATGCCTCCGTACCTTGCTGCTTACAAAAAGTAACTCATCCCCCTGCTCATTCTTCCAAGAGGTAACTTGTCCTCCATATAGACGGACCTAGCAAAAGACAAGACAATTGATTAGCAAGACTGGTCTGAGTCTAAAAAGGTGATGATAATTGGCAATAATACACGTAGGGACCAggccataaatatttattttgcagCACGGATAATTCTTGAGATTTGGCAGAATAAGGGTGGAAGGTTAGGCAGCAATAATGCAGGAGAATTCAGAATGGTTGATCTGAATCCTACTTGTACGCACGCATGACACAAAACAGAAGTTTAGAGCCTTTTTGCCTGACAAACTTTAAGTACTGCCATGACAAGAGTAAAAAGAAGGATTAATCCAAACATCTGACTAAAATGCTAACCTACTCGTCATGGCACAACTCATTCATCTACAAATGACACTGCCGTCTTTGTAACAATAGCTCCACAGACCACAAACAGGTTTTCCTTACCAGTTGGCACTGATATGCTTATAAATGGCATATGGTGGCAAACTAATTTTAATGAGATCAAATTTCACCATTTTTCAACCTTACGGTTCTTAATAAGCTATAAAGGCTCCTCAGAGACTGAGAGGTAGACAAAAGTAGATGCCTTCGGTAAGACTACTGGGGTTTTGTTTGCTAGTCCCTGCCCCTCCATTCCAATAATGCATGACCGGGAAACAGAGCAACGCATACTCAAGTTCATCTTGTAATTCTAAAGTTGTCTTTGGTATAGCTAAGTTCACAAGTTGAAACACACCTCCCATAGCTTAGTGCTTCGGGCGAGCAAGACCCTGTCATGCTAAGCAGCTGGCACAAGCTGACAAGTACACCGAAAGGAACACATCAATCAAAGTTAAATTTGGTATGCAGGTGACTCGATCGGCCTAACACGCCAGAACCACAATCAGGAACCCACTGCCCTGTGGTTCCCACAACTTGTCATTAAAAAAGGAGGATTGGTAGGATAGCACCTCCCCCTAAAAAAGGGCCATCAGACGCATATGGGACCAAACGCCAGCAGACAGGGGATTAGCCATCCGATCCTGGAAACGTTAGGGGGGTAACCTACCTAGTCCCCTCTCGCTTCCGAGAGGTAGCATAGTCGGTGCGTCTTTTCCGCTGGGTCCCCGAACATGATAAAGAATTAAAGATGATTGTCTGCGTAAAACTTGTGTCCTATCggttatcaccatcacatcttacCCAGTCCAGCTACCAAGCTGTGAATGCTACAGTGACGTGTGGCCGCAGCCGCGTCTCTTGGCTTTTGATTTTTTACAGGATTTGCGCGCACACAAAAGTATTTTGGTTTGAGCCAACTCGCGAAATCTGATTGCAGCAGCGCTCCCCGGCGATTAAACTGCGTTTGACTGACGGGAGGACGGCGAAATGGCACCGCGAATTCCTCTGATCAAAAAGGGAAAGATAAAAAGAGACGCTAAGAATTAAACCCTATCATCAGAGCGCGGTACGACATAATGCGCCTCGATTTGATGGGCCAGCCGAACCACGAAATCCGCCCGAAAATCGCGCGCGCCGGACGCCTGTGATTCTGAAGCCGGCGCCCCTGCCCCTCCTTAACGCGCGCGCGCCGGCGGAGCCCCGCGACGGATCCGCGCGGAATGCGCTCCGAATCGGCTCNNNNNNNNNNNNNNNNNNNNNNNNNNNNNNNNNNNNNNNNNNNNNNNNNNNNNNNNNNNNNNNNNNNNNNNNNNNNNNNNNNNNNNNNNNNNNNNNNNNNNNNNNNNNNNNNNNNNNNNNNNNNNNNNNNNNNNNNNNNNNNNNNNNNNNNNNNNNNNNNNNNNNNNNNNNNNNNNNNNNNNNNNNNNNNNNNNNNNNNNNNNNNNNNNNNNNNNNNNNNNNNNNNNNNNNNNNNNNNNNNNNNNNNNNNNNNNNNNNNNNNNNNNNNNNNNNNNNNNNNNNNNNNNNNNNNNNNNNNNNNNNNNNNNNNNNNNNNNNNNNNNNNNNNNNNNNNNNNNNNNNNNNNNNNNNNNNNNNNNNNNNNNNNNNNNNNNNNNNNNNNNNNNNNNNNNNNNNNNNNNNNNNNNNNNNNNNNNNNNNNNNNNNNNNNNNNNNGGCCGTGTACCTCGGCGGTGAACCCGCGCGGGTCGCGGAGCACGATCTTGTCGAGGCCGGAGGGGCCCTTGGCGCGCTCGAGGAGCGGCGGCTGCAGCTTGGGCGACTTGGGCGTCGGGGGCGGCGAGGACGCGCCGGCCATTCCCCACCACCAGCTCGCGTCCCGCGCCTTCCTTTTCGTCCGCCTggtggagagggagagagcgagtggAAGGGGATGGAGATAGTGGAGTGTGGAGAAGAGAGGAATCCAAAGCGTGACGGCGAGTATTTATAgccggagtgaggaggaagaagaagaagagagtgggTTTGTTCTAGTGGTGTGGTGTGGCCTGGCCGTGTGGGTCGCCCGTGTCTGACTGGGCTCAAGGGCCTACAGGGGCGCGTGCGTCATCGGCTTTGCTGGCGCGTCCGGTCAAGCCTCGGTGTCATCCATGTCATCATGTTTGTCCGGCAAAATTGACAAATTTGACCTATAaacgaaatcaaatcacagaatgaactgtccgtgaaactatttcacgcggctgacctttttgtgtgacgcccgacacgaaggcgccacactacactgtgcaacgcctcacaGATGGGCGCTACACGCCTGGCCAGCGTCGCATATATGTGATCCgaaaattactaagtcagtgtgcagcgcctgagagctagacGCCACACTGTACAGTGTAGCGCCTTGcttctaggcgttgcactagtggttgcttcattttgtaatgcaaccactagtgcagcgcctgagagctaggcgccacactatacagtgcagcgcctagctcttaggcTCTGCACAATGACTTAGCAATTTTTAGGCAGTTTGGGGTGCAACGCTGGCCAGGCGTGTAGCGCCTATCTGTGAGGCGTTGCAAAATGTAGTGTGACGCCTTCGTGTCGGACGTCACACAAAAAagtcagccgcgtgaaatagtttcacgggcagttcattctgtgatttgatttcaTCCACAGGTCAAATTTATCAAATTTGCCTGTTTGTCCATGTATTTGTACTGGCGCGAGCGAGGTTTGTCCATGGATGGATGTTTATGGTCGCCGTCGCCAAGTGAATTAAAGCATTTTTGGAACGCAGGAATCCAAAGACAGAAGCATCATAGAAAAAATCCTCCGAAATTGACAGTCTTGTCTCATGGATCGTGCGGAAAATGAAAACGCGTGAATTCTACTAGTAGTAAATTCTGAGCACTATGCCAAGTCTAGGACTTGCATGGTTAGCTAGTACCACAACAAAAAACCTAATCATCTAAGTTATGCTCAGTTCTCATATGATCAATGTTCAGTAAAACAACCAATTTTTTAAGCACCAGTCTTTACCTCTATCGTTGCTTAAGTAAAATATCAGCCTTTTTTTCTCTAAGCACTTTGCATTATACATATTCTTAGAGTAAAGGCCTTGGCAAGTTCGATACAATGTTCTTCTAAGGCAGCGGACTCCCCCAAAGCCCACACTAAATCACTGCAAATTATTCCGATGAGTGGAGAGAAACACTTGTGTTGTCGTGGACTTCTTAAAGGAAATTGAATACGAGATTGGAGCTCATGTTTAGGAACCTCCCATGCAGGGAGAACCCGACCATTGTGGACTTCCAACATTTTTCATTCAGTATCTTGGACCGCTCTCTCTAGAATTATGTGTGCCAAGGGTTCCCCTTCACTTGGTGCAATTGGATTGAAAATCTTAATACCTCTAGCAACTCGGCCATCCTTCTTAACGGCAGGTCAAGCACATGGTTTAGATGTCGTAGGGGACTACGCCAAGGCGACCCGTTATTTCCCTATGTATTTATCATTGTCGCAGCGACTGGTCACTCAAGCCTCCAACTCTGAATTTTTCTCCCACCCCATTTACCAAAACTTGTTGTACTCTGTTCTTCAATATGCAGAAGACGCTCTCATTGTCCTCCAGCCAAACATCGATCAGTTGCGGTCTCTAAAAGACCTACTTCTACAATTCTCCGGAGCAACGGGTCTAGCCATAAATTTAAAAAAGATCACTTTCGCACCTATACACGTGGACGATGACCTATCCAAAAACATTGTTGATATCCTTGGTGTATTGTTGCTATCTTCCCACAATCTTACCTTACCCGGGGCTACCTCTCTctacaaaaaaactgaaattttcaTACTTGTTTTTCATCATTGACAAGGTTGACCGCGGGCTTGCTGACTGGAGAGGTCTAATGCTTTCTCTTGTTGGCAAGGCGATCTTGGTTAGAGCGGTGCTTAGGCACTGCCAATTTATGTGATGAGTACTCTTCTACTGCCCGTGGGGACGCTGCAAGTGGTAGACAAACGATGTAGGGCATTTTTGGGCTGGGCAGGAAAAAAATTACAGGCAAATAGTGTAAAGTGGCTTGGGATTTGGTGTGTGCACCATTCTCTCATGGGGGTCTAGACTTCTCCTCTCTCAAACACATTAACTTATGCTTACTACTAAAGCATCTTTCCAAGCTTCACGAGAATGACACTAATTCAAACAGATCTTAGATTCTCTCTAAATATGGTTGGTCCACCGATCGTGACCTTGGGGCTCCAGGCAATTCCCACACTCTGGTCTAGAGTGACATAATTAAGGGGTTGGACTTCTTCCGTTCCATCACTACGGTTAAGGCCGGGAACGGTATCACCACCTCCTTCTTGTATGACCTATGGCTTTCGAACTCTACCACTACCTTGGTGCAACAATTTCCAACTCTTCTTTCTCACTCCGACATGCAACATGCCTTAGTTGTCTAGGTGCATGCTAACCCCAACCTCAACCTTAACTTTGCCAATAGACTCTCTCACGCGTTGGGCGTGAAATGATTGATATGCGCATTACTATGGTCTTGGTTAACTTGAACTCGCGGGTTGCTGATAAAAGAATTACTATGCAAGGGTGCAAAGCTCTAACCACCAAGCTAGCAAACTGAGTTGTCCAGAGTTTGCAGTCGACTGATTGAATGGCCATTGTTGTCTGGAAAAACTATGTGCCAAACAAATGTAGAATTTTCATTTGGCTGGCACACAAGGACCGCCGGTACCCAATGAgaggcgcttccatcgagctaTCACCACCTCACATGCCCTTTTGTAACCAACATGAGAACATCAACCATCTTCTATTTAATGACCAACTACTAAAACCCCTTTGGGATGAGCTAGGCAGCTTACATGATGGCACCCCTCAAAATCTCCAACATTTGTGGCATGAGTCTATGTTTAATAAAAATCGATCAACGGTGATCATGGCCATCCTTTGAAATATTTGGAGACAAAGAAATTAAAAGGGTTTTAAGGCATGCGAATTAAAGGCCTACACACATTGCTAGAGTCGCGCCTGATGATCTACAATTGTGGGCCAACCGATGCAAAAATACTCAGAAGCAGATCCTACTTCGTGACTAG is a window of Triticum dicoccoides isolate Atlit2015 ecotype Zavitan chromosome 2B, WEW_v2.0, whole genome shotgun sequence DNA encoding:
- the LOC119365475 gene encoding putative glucose-6-phosphate 1-epimerase yields the protein MAGASSPPPTPKSPKLQPPLLERAKGPSGLDKIVLRDPRGFTAEVRLYGGQVTSWKNEQGDELLFVSSKAIFKSPGAIRGGIPICFPQFGTHGNLEKHGFARNRLWLVDDNPPPLPVNTGIKTYADLILKPSEEDLKIWPHRFEFRLRVALGPKGDLFLTSRIRNTNTDGKPFSFTFAYHTYFSVSDISEVRIEGLETMDYFDNLKGKERFTEQGDALVFESEIDKVYLDTPPKIAIIDHEKKRTFVLRKDGLPDAAVWNPWERRSKTILDFGDEEYKHMLCVEPAAVEKPITLKPGEEWKGRLELSAVPSSYYSGQLDPDKVLHG